The genomic stretch CGCAAACAAGATTGAGTGAGATTCTTAAAGGACGCAGAAGAATTACTGCTGACACCGCGTTGCGCTTAAGCCGCTATTTCGGAACCAGCGCCAAGTTTTGGCTGGGATTGCAGAATGATTATGATATTGAAGAAGAGGAAAGAGAGAAGAAAACTGCATTTGCGAGGATAAAGACCCTTAAACCATTTCCTTATTCCAATGCTTTAACGGAAGGGGAATTGAAGGGAAGGTTTTGATTTAGAAATTTTAGAATGATCTCACAGCTCTAACAAGAACTTCATCGTTAAAGGATCTCCAGATGGTTCTTCCTTGATGAAAATCCATAACAGATACGTAGTTGTAAATATTTATGTTACTTGAGCAATAAGCATAAAACCAATAATTTGCATTTTTTTCTATAGGTAAAAAGGCAATTAATTGATGATTACCCTCACTTAAGGCTTTGTTGACATTAAACCTATGTGTCCAAAGCAGCACCAATTCATCAATAGAAGGCAGATACCAGTTACTGTCCAAATTGTTCTGGATCCAGTTTTTAACCGGGCTGTTAGTGATCAAGCCCGTATTGAACTTCCCATCCCAACTTCGGGTGCTATCAGAGATGAATGGATTTATTCCCATTATGGCCCTTCCTTCTATTTTAGACACAATTAAACCGTGCTGCTTGCCATCTTTGCCATGATAAACATGGAATACAATCCCTCCAAGCGTATCCTGCCCCAAATAAAATTTATTCTGTGGAAAGTAAATGTGGTATTTTGCAGTACTAATTGGGCTCAGGAAAATATTTTCTTCCCCGGATTGAACCTCATTTTATGTTCTTTATATTGAGCATGGCCAATTATCTTTGTAAACTAACGAAATCAAAAATGAGAACATTCTTTCTGTTAACCCTGATTTTTTTAATCTGCCATGCAAAAATCCAATCCCAGTGCATGTCTGGGGCATACACCATTGGCAGGTATGCGGCTGACTATGAAAACGTGGGAACTGCGGTAGCCGACTTGAAATCCAATGGAGTATGCGGTCCTGTGGTATTTCATGTGGAAGATGGCGTCTATAATGGCAGCATCACTATCCCGGCAATAAATGGTGCATCGAATACCAACACGATCACGATTGAAGGCGCCAATGGCAACAATAGCTTTGTAACTATTAGTACTACATCTTCGGCCACCGATACTTTCAGTTATATATGGAAGTTGGATGGTGCCAGTCATTTCATTCTCAAACACCTCACTTTTGCCCGTAATGGCAGTGAAAGGTACTGCACCAATGTTATTTTGACCAATGGGGCATCCAATAATCAATTCTTAAATAACCGTTTTTTGGGATCAATGCATTCTAAAGTGATTGGCAACAGCCCATTGTTGCTTGCTTTGGGAGGGTCTAATAATTTCAATATACTCCAGGGAAATGATTTTGAAAATCTTGGTGAGGGAGTAAGAATAGAGGGCTCCAACCTATCTTATGATACTGCCAATGTAATTTCTGGAAATTCCTTCTACTGCGAAAGAACTTCACCCGTTTACATGATTTACCAGCACCAGTTGGTTATAGAAGGTAATTTTTTCGATTATAAGAATCCACTCTCTGGCTATAGCACCTTAAAAATTCTATATACTGATGGAAGCCTTATTATAAAGGACAACGATGCATCAGGCGGTGGAGAAGGTTTAATAATTATGGATCATTTGGGTGATTCCGCCAGCCCTTCATTAATTGCCAATAACGCTATAGTTGGCAACTATATAACCTTTAGGGT from Bacteroidia bacterium encodes the following:
- a CDS encoding HigA family addiction module antitoxin — its product is MEQLPNIHPGEVLKEEFLIPLGISAYRLCKDIEIPQTRLSEILKGRRRITADTALRLSRYFGTSAKFWLGLQNDYDIEEEEREKKTAFARIKTLKPFPYSNALTEGELKGRF